The following coding sequences are from one Musa acuminata AAA Group cultivar baxijiao chromosome BXJ2-4, Cavendish_Baxijiao_AAA, whole genome shotgun sequence window:
- the LOC135586633 gene encoding uridine kinase-like protein 3 isoform X4: MGSKLVEELLENSVGVHFSGLHVDDIELRNSEQQLLATAETENGCREPFVIGVAGGAAAGKTAVCDMIIEKLHDQRVVLVNQESFYYDLAEEELNHVHEYNFDHPDAFDTENLLCCMEKLRHGLAVDVPNYDFKSNKRKLPARKVNPSDVIILEGILVFHDPRVREMMNMKIFVDTDADVRLARRIRRDTEEKGRDLKTVLDQYSKFVKPAFDDFILPTKKYADIIIPRGGDNHVAIDLIVEHIRTKLGQHNLCKIYPNLSVIQSTFQIRGMHTLIRDAKTTTHDFIFYSDRLIRLVVEHGLGHLPFKEKQVMTPTGSVYTGVEFCKRLCGISIIRSGESMENALRACCKGIKIGKILIHREGDNGQQGTQLFKLSLCSYKMEFKKAI; the protein is encoded by the exons ATGGGTTCCAAGTTAGTGGAGGAACTGCTAGAGAATTCTGTAGGAGTTCACTTTTCTGGACTTCACGTGGATGATATAGAACTAAGAAATTCTGAACAGCAGCTGCTAGCAACTGCTGAGACCGAGAATGGCTGCAGAGAACCCTTCGTAATAG GTGTTGCTGGTGGTGCAGCTGCTGGAAAGACTGCTGTTTGTGATATGATCATAGAGAAACTTCATGATCAACGTGTTGTCCTTGTGAATCAG GAATCTTTTTATTATGATTTGGCAGAAGAGGAGTTGAATCATGTACATGAATATAACTTTGACCATCCAG ATGCTTTTGACACTGAAAATTTGCTTTGCTGTATGGAGAAGCTGAGGCATGGGCTAGCTGTTGATGTCCCAAACTATGATTTCAAATCTAACAAGAGGAAATTGCCAGCAAGAAAG GTCAATCCTTCAGATGTAATTATTTTGGAAGGGATTTTAGTATTCCACGATCCACGTGTTCGAGAAATGATGAACATGAAGATATTTGTTGATACAG ATGCTGATGTCCGATTGGCAAGGAGGATAAGACGTGATactgaagagaagggaagagatcTCAAGACAGTACTTGACCAG TACTCAAAATTTGTAAAACCTGCTTTTGATGACTTCATACTCCCAACAAAGAAGTATGCTGATATCATCATTCCCCGTGGTGGAGATAATCATGTGGCAATTGACTTAATTGTGGAACATATCCGTACAAAACTTGGTCAGCATAATCTCTGTAAAATATATCCAAACCTTTCTGTCATCCAGTCGACATTCCAG ATTCGTGGCATGCATACGCTCATACGTGATGCCAAAACAACtacacatgatttcatattttattcTGATCGGTTGATTCGTTTG GTTGTTGAACATGGTCTAGGTCATCTTCCATTTAAGGAAAAGCAGGTGATGACACCAACAG GATCTGTTTATACTGGAGTAGAATTTTGTAAAAGGTTATGTGGCATTTCCATTATCAGAAG CGGTGAAAGTATGGAAAATGCTCTGCGGGCATGTTGTAAAGGCATCAAGATCGGGAAGATCCTTATTCATAGGGAAGGTGATAATGGTCAGCAG GGAACTCAGCTGTTCAAGCTATCTCTTTGCTCTTACAAAATGGAGTTCAAGAAAGCAATATAA
- the LOC108951138 gene encoding uncharacterized protein LOC108951138 isoform X1 yields MNGSFNGQVLADKLTKLNNGQQSIETLSHWCIFHRKKAKQVVETWQQQFYCAPRDQRISFLYLANDILQNSRWKGLEFIDEFWKVIPGALSDVFNNGGEIGRSTVVRLMDIWEERKVFGSHGQVLKDNILGSDNGNKNINEKVIRYKLKHPSGEQLEELISGYTHIYDLPYDEDTLYGNCQAATNLVDEVDKELVSELGGNSNGSGVVRKMQVQHGVLRECIEQLKVIESLRATLITYLRKALHEQESKFEQVHQQLQAAQSRYEQSVNLHKQLGTGPSSPDQRLNSSSAFPDSPPKLIPQSGAGTRSQTTAGRYSQDRLPGDNNAPVTDRYPETAAAAVAPQFAASTSTSQMLIHVHTSPASDGIFSLSIKEDHPTDNKRLKLEDNVPPPLPQLRPLLPSFLHPDLLNQPPPLQPSFPVTQPSSRTMPPPPPFLPMPLPPPPPTTPQFMQFSSGPTMPFGYGSVPFPNYPMHGMQLYPSLINQPYGLQSSEGFIQLGQPPLPTAPPPPPPPP; encoded by the exons ATGAATGGGTCATTTAATGGGCAGGTATTAGCGGACAAGCTTACCAAGTTGAACAATGGACAGCAGAGTATAGAGA CTTTATCACATTGGTGCATCTTCCATAGAAAAAAAGCAAAGCAGGTTGTGGAAACATGGCAGCAACAATTTTATTGTGCTCCAAGAGATCAACGAATATCTTTCCTATATCTAGCAAATGATATTTTGCAAAATAGCAGATGGAAGGGTCTGGAGTTTATTGATGAGTTTTGGAAAGTTATCCCTGGTGCCCTTAGTGATGTATTTAATAATGGGGGTGAGATTGGAAGAAGCACTGTAGTAAGATTG ATGGACATATGGGAAGAACGCAAAGTCTTTGGTTCTCATGGACAAGTACTTAAGGACAATATTTTGGGAAGCGATAATGGGAATAAAAATATAAACGAGAAGGTCATTAGATACAAGTTG AAACATCCATCTGGAGAACAGTTGGAGGAGCTCATTTCAGGCTATACTCATATTTATGATCTTCCCTATGACGAAGACACTTTATATGGAAATTGTCAAGCAGCTACTAACCTCGTTGATGAAGTGGATAAGGAACTTGTGAGTGAGTTAGGAG GGAATTCCAATGGATCTGGAGTAGTCAGGAAGATGCAGGTACAGCATGGTGTATTAAGAGAATGCATAGAACAACTAAAAGTTATTGAATCCTTGAGAGCAACTCTGATCACCTATTTAAGAAAGGCACTTCACGAACAG GAGTCAAAGTTTGAACAGGTCCATCAACAACTTCAG GCTGctcaatcaagatatgaacaatCAGTCAACTTACATAAGCAGCTCGGTACTGGTCCCTCATCACCTGATCAAAGGCTTAACAGCTCATCAGCTTTCCCTGACAGCCCACCTAAACTTATCCCTCAATCCGGTGCTGGCACCAGATCACAAACTACTGCAGGCAGATACAGCCAGGATAGACTTCCTGGAGACAATAATGCTCCTGTTACAGACAGGTACCCAGAAACAGCAGCTGCTGCAGTTGCACCACAGTTTGCAGCTTCCACTTCCACTTCTCAGATGCTGATACATGTCCACACCTCTCCAGCTTCTGATGGCATCTTTAGCCTTTCAATTAAAGAAGACCACCCTACTGATAACAAGAGGCTTAAACTAGAGGACAATGTGCCACCACCATTGCCACAGCTTCGGCCGCTCTTGCCATCATTCCTGCATCCTGATTTGTTAAATCAGCCTCCGCCGCTACAGCCATCATTTCCTGTTACACAACCAAGTTCAAGAACAatgccaccaccacctcctttCCTGCCTATGCCACTACCACCACCTCCACCAACTACACCCCAATTCATGCAGTTTTCTTCTGGACCTACAATGCCTTTTGGTTATGGCTCAGTTCCTTTCCCAAACTACCCAATGCATGGCATGCAACTCTATCCAAGTCTCATAAACCAGCCTTATGGTCTTCAATCCTCGGAGGGATTCATTCAGTTAGGCCAACCGCCATTGCCAactgcaccaccaccaccaccacctccaccttGA
- the LOC135586633 gene encoding uridine kinase-like protein 3 isoform X1, translated as MGSKLVEELLENSVGVHFSGLHVDDIELRNSEQQLLATAETENGCREPFVIGVAGGAAAGKTAVCDMIIEKLHDQRVVLVNQESFYYDLAEEELNHVHEYNFDHPDAFDTENLLCCMEKLRHGLAVDVPNYDFKSNKRKLPARKVNPSDVIILEGILVFHDPRVREMMNMKIFVDTDADVRLARRIRRDTEEKGRDLKTVLDQYSKFVKPAFDDFILPTKKYADIIIPRGGDNHVAIDLIVEHIRTKLGQHNLCKIYPNLSVIQSTFQIRGMHTLIRDAKTTTHDFIFYSDRLIRLVVEHGLGHLPFKEKQVMTPTGSVYTGVEFCKRLCGISIIRSGESMENALRACCKGIKIGKILIHREGDNGQQLIYHNLPKDISDRNVLLLDPILGTGNSAVQAISLLLQNGVQESNIIFLNLISVLVILLIASDHYRGVLWQQFYLHASSFSYLLLLCRIQFLCPEQNVTWHRSMIECLSLVYINLFYISCSTSQGGVPSEFTEVVLS; from the exons ATGGGTTCCAAGTTAGTGGAGGAACTGCTAGAGAATTCTGTAGGAGTTCACTTTTCTGGACTTCACGTGGATGATATAGAACTAAGAAATTCTGAACAGCAGCTGCTAGCAACTGCTGAGACCGAGAATGGCTGCAGAGAACCCTTCGTAATAG GTGTTGCTGGTGGTGCAGCTGCTGGAAAGACTGCTGTTTGTGATATGATCATAGAGAAACTTCATGATCAACGTGTTGTCCTTGTGAATCAG GAATCTTTTTATTATGATTTGGCAGAAGAGGAGTTGAATCATGTACATGAATATAACTTTGACCATCCAG ATGCTTTTGACACTGAAAATTTGCTTTGCTGTATGGAGAAGCTGAGGCATGGGCTAGCTGTTGATGTCCCAAACTATGATTTCAAATCTAACAAGAGGAAATTGCCAGCAAGAAAG GTCAATCCTTCAGATGTAATTATTTTGGAAGGGATTTTAGTATTCCACGATCCACGTGTTCGAGAAATGATGAACATGAAGATATTTGTTGATACAG ATGCTGATGTCCGATTGGCAAGGAGGATAAGACGTGATactgaagagaagggaagagatcTCAAGACAGTACTTGACCAG TACTCAAAATTTGTAAAACCTGCTTTTGATGACTTCATACTCCCAACAAAGAAGTATGCTGATATCATCATTCCCCGTGGTGGAGATAATCATGTGGCAATTGACTTAATTGTGGAACATATCCGTACAAAACTTGGTCAGCATAATCTCTGTAAAATATATCCAAACCTTTCTGTCATCCAGTCGACATTCCAG ATTCGTGGCATGCATACGCTCATACGTGATGCCAAAACAACtacacatgatttcatattttattcTGATCGGTTGATTCGTTTG GTTGTTGAACATGGTCTAGGTCATCTTCCATTTAAGGAAAAGCAGGTGATGACACCAACAG GATCTGTTTATACTGGAGTAGAATTTTGTAAAAGGTTATGTGGCATTTCCATTATCAGAAG CGGTGAAAGTATGGAAAATGCTCTGCGGGCATGTTGTAAAGGCATCAAGATCGGGAAGATCCTTATTCATAGGGAAGGTGATAATGGTCAGCAG TTAATTTATCACAATCTTCCAAAGGACATTTCTGATAGAAATGTGCTGCTTTTGGATCCCATACTAGGCACAG GGAACTCAGCTGTTCAAGCTATCTCTTTGCTCTTACAAAATGGAGTTCAAGAAAGCAATATAATATTTCTCAATCTCATTTCT GTATTGGTAATACTTCTCATTGCAAGTGATCACTACAGGGGTGTACTCTGGCAGCAATTTTATTTGCATGCTTCGAGCTTTTCCTACTTGTTGTTACTTTGCAGAATTCAATTTCTCTGTCCAGAACAAAATGTAACGTGGCACCGTAGCATGATTGAGTGTTTATCACTAGTttatatcaatttattttatatatcatGTTCAACTTCACAGGGTGGTGTACCATCTGAGTTTACAGAAGTTGTTCTTAGTTGA
- the LOC108951138 gene encoding uncharacterized protein LOC108951138 isoform X2: protein MNGSFNGQVLADKLTKLNNGQQSIETLSHWCIFHRKKAKQVVETWQQQFYCAPRDQRISFLYLANDILQNSRWKGLEFIDEFWKVIPGALSDVFNNGGEIGRSTVVRLMDIWEERKVFGSHGQVLKDNILGSDNGNKNINEKVIRYKLKHPSGEQLEELISGYTHIYDLPYDEDTLYGNCQAATNLVDEVDKELVSELGGNSNGSGVVRKMQVQHGVLRECIEQLKVIESLRATLITYLRKALHEQESKFEQVHQQLQAAQSRYEQSVNLHKQLGTGPSSPDQRLNSSSAFPDSPPKLIPQSGAGTRSQTTAGRYSQDRLPGDNNAPVTDSF, encoded by the exons ATGAATGGGTCATTTAATGGGCAGGTATTAGCGGACAAGCTTACCAAGTTGAACAATGGACAGCAGAGTATAGAGA CTTTATCACATTGGTGCATCTTCCATAGAAAAAAAGCAAAGCAGGTTGTGGAAACATGGCAGCAACAATTTTATTGTGCTCCAAGAGATCAACGAATATCTTTCCTATATCTAGCAAATGATATTTTGCAAAATAGCAGATGGAAGGGTCTGGAGTTTATTGATGAGTTTTGGAAAGTTATCCCTGGTGCCCTTAGTGATGTATTTAATAATGGGGGTGAGATTGGAAGAAGCACTGTAGTAAGATTG ATGGACATATGGGAAGAACGCAAAGTCTTTGGTTCTCATGGACAAGTACTTAAGGACAATATTTTGGGAAGCGATAATGGGAATAAAAATATAAACGAGAAGGTCATTAGATACAAGTTG AAACATCCATCTGGAGAACAGTTGGAGGAGCTCATTTCAGGCTATACTCATATTTATGATCTTCCCTATGACGAAGACACTTTATATGGAAATTGTCAAGCAGCTACTAACCTCGTTGATGAAGTGGATAAGGAACTTGTGAGTGAGTTAGGAG GGAATTCCAATGGATCTGGAGTAGTCAGGAAGATGCAGGTACAGCATGGTGTATTAAGAGAATGCATAGAACAACTAAAAGTTATTGAATCCTTGAGAGCAACTCTGATCACCTATTTAAGAAAGGCACTTCACGAACAG GAGTCAAAGTTTGAACAGGTCCATCAACAACTTCAG GCTGctcaatcaagatatgaacaatCAGTCAACTTACATAAGCAGCTCGGTACTGGTCCCTCATCACCTGATCAAAGGCTTAACAGCTCATCAGCTTTCCCTGACAGCCCACCTAAACTTATCCCTCAATCCGGTGCTGGCACCAGATCACAAACTACTGCAGGCAGATACAGCCAGGATAGACTTCCTGGAGACAATAATGCTCCTGTTACAGACAG CTTCTGA
- the LOC135586633 gene encoding uridine kinase-like protein 3 isoform X5, producing the protein MSQTMISNLTRGNCQQESSLQVNPSDVIILEGILVFHDPRVREMMNMKIFVDTDADVRLARRIRRDTEEKGRDLKTVLDQYSKFVKPAFDDFILPTKKYADIIIPRGGDNHVAIDLIVEHIRTKLGQHNLCKIYPNLSVIQSTFQIRGMHTLIRDAKTTTHDFIFYSDRLIRLVVEHGLGHLPFKEKQVMTPTGSVYTGVEFCKRLCGISIIRSGESMENALRACCKGIKIGKILIHREGDNGQQLIYHNLPKDISDRNVLLLDPILGTGNSAVQAISLLLQNGVQESNIIFLNLISVLVILLIASDHYRGVLWQQFYLHASSFSYLLLLCRIQFLCPEQNVTWHRSMIECLSLVYINLFYISCSTSQGGVPSEFTEVVLS; encoded by the exons ATGTCCCAAACTATGATTTCAAATCTAACAAGAGGAAATTGCCAGCAAGAAAG TTCTTTACAGGTCAATCCTTCAGATGTAATTATTTTGGAAGGGATTTTAGTATTCCACGATCCACGTGTTCGAGAAATGATGAACATGAAGATATTTGTTGATACAG ATGCTGATGTCCGATTGGCAAGGAGGATAAGACGTGATactgaagagaagggaagagatcTCAAGACAGTACTTGACCAG TACTCAAAATTTGTAAAACCTGCTTTTGATGACTTCATACTCCCAACAAAGAAGTATGCTGATATCATCATTCCCCGTGGTGGAGATAATCATGTGGCAATTGACTTAATTGTGGAACATATCCGTACAAAACTTGGTCAGCATAATCTCTGTAAAATATATCCAAACCTTTCTGTCATCCAGTCGACATTCCAG ATTCGTGGCATGCATACGCTCATACGTGATGCCAAAACAACtacacatgatttcatattttattcTGATCGGTTGATTCGTTTG GTTGTTGAACATGGTCTAGGTCATCTTCCATTTAAGGAAAAGCAGGTGATGACACCAACAG GATCTGTTTATACTGGAGTAGAATTTTGTAAAAGGTTATGTGGCATTTCCATTATCAGAAG CGGTGAAAGTATGGAAAATGCTCTGCGGGCATGTTGTAAAGGCATCAAGATCGGGAAGATCCTTATTCATAGGGAAGGTGATAATGGTCAGCAG TTAATTTATCACAATCTTCCAAAGGACATTTCTGATAGAAATGTGCTGCTTTTGGATCCCATACTAGGCACAG GGAACTCAGCTGTTCAAGCTATCTCTTTGCTCTTACAAAATGGAGTTCAAGAAAGCAATATAATATTTCTCAATCTCATTTCT GTATTGGTAATACTTCTCATTGCAAGTGATCACTACAGGGGTGTACTCTGGCAGCAATTTTATTTGCATGCTTCGAGCTTTTCCTACTTGTTGTTACTTTGCAGAATTCAATTTCTCTGTCCAGAACAAAATGTAACGTGGCACCGTAGCATGATTGAGTGTTTATCACTAGTttatatcaatttattttatatatcatGTTCAACTTCACAGGGTGGTGTACCATCTGAGTTTACAGAAGTTGTTCTTAGTTGA
- the LOC135586633 gene encoding uridine kinase-like protein 3 isoform X2: protein MGSKLVEELLENSVGVHFSGLHVDDIELRNSEQQLLATAETENGCREPFVIGVAGGAAAGKTAVCDMIIEKLHDQRVVLVNQESFYYDLAEEELNHVHEYNFDHPDAFDTENLLCCMEKLRHGLAVDVPNYDFKSNKRKLPARKVNPSDVIILEGILVFHDPRVREMMNMKIFVDTDADVRLARRIRRDTEEKGRDLKTVLDQYSKFVKPAFDDFILPTKKYADIIIPRGGDNHVAIDLIVEHIRTKLGQHNLCKIYPNLSVIQSTFQIRGMHTLIRDAKTTTHDFIFYSDRLIRLVVEHGLGHLPFKEKQVMTPTGSVYTGVEFCKRLCGISIIRSGESMENALRACCKGIKIGKILIHREGDNGQQLIYHNLPKDISDRNVLLLDPILGTGNSAVQAISLLLQNGVQESNIIFLNLISAPQGVHVVCKRFPRIKIVTSEIEIGLNEDFRVVPGMGEFGDRYFGTDDD, encoded by the exons ATGGGTTCCAAGTTAGTGGAGGAACTGCTAGAGAATTCTGTAGGAGTTCACTTTTCTGGACTTCACGTGGATGATATAGAACTAAGAAATTCTGAACAGCAGCTGCTAGCAACTGCTGAGACCGAGAATGGCTGCAGAGAACCCTTCGTAATAG GTGTTGCTGGTGGTGCAGCTGCTGGAAAGACTGCTGTTTGTGATATGATCATAGAGAAACTTCATGATCAACGTGTTGTCCTTGTGAATCAG GAATCTTTTTATTATGATTTGGCAGAAGAGGAGTTGAATCATGTACATGAATATAACTTTGACCATCCAG ATGCTTTTGACACTGAAAATTTGCTTTGCTGTATGGAGAAGCTGAGGCATGGGCTAGCTGTTGATGTCCCAAACTATGATTTCAAATCTAACAAGAGGAAATTGCCAGCAAGAAAG GTCAATCCTTCAGATGTAATTATTTTGGAAGGGATTTTAGTATTCCACGATCCACGTGTTCGAGAAATGATGAACATGAAGATATTTGTTGATACAG ATGCTGATGTCCGATTGGCAAGGAGGATAAGACGTGATactgaagagaagggaagagatcTCAAGACAGTACTTGACCAG TACTCAAAATTTGTAAAACCTGCTTTTGATGACTTCATACTCCCAACAAAGAAGTATGCTGATATCATCATTCCCCGTGGTGGAGATAATCATGTGGCAATTGACTTAATTGTGGAACATATCCGTACAAAACTTGGTCAGCATAATCTCTGTAAAATATATCCAAACCTTTCTGTCATCCAGTCGACATTCCAG ATTCGTGGCATGCATACGCTCATACGTGATGCCAAAACAACtacacatgatttcatattttattcTGATCGGTTGATTCGTTTG GTTGTTGAACATGGTCTAGGTCATCTTCCATTTAAGGAAAAGCAGGTGATGACACCAACAG GATCTGTTTATACTGGAGTAGAATTTTGTAAAAGGTTATGTGGCATTTCCATTATCAGAAG CGGTGAAAGTATGGAAAATGCTCTGCGGGCATGTTGTAAAGGCATCAAGATCGGGAAGATCCTTATTCATAGGGAAGGTGATAATGGTCAGCAG TTAATTTATCACAATCTTCCAAAGGACATTTCTGATAGAAATGTGCTGCTTTTGGATCCCATACTAGGCACAG GGAACTCAGCTGTTCAAGCTATCTCTTTGCTCTTACAAAATGGAGTTCAAGAAAGCAATATAATATTTCTCAATCTCATTTCT GCTCCTCAAGGAGTGCATGTTGTTTGCAAAAGATTCCCAAGAATCAAGATTGTAACATCTGAGATAGAAATCGGTTTAAACGAAGACTTCCGTGTTGTTCCTGGAATGGGAGAGTTTGGAGATAGGTATTTTGGGACAGATGATGATTAG
- the LOC135586633 gene encoding uridine kinase-like protein 3 isoform X3 codes for MYMNITLTIQLRHGLAVDVPNYDFKSNKRKLPARKVNPSDVIILEGILVFHDPRVREMMNMKIFVDTDADVRLARRIRRDTEEKGRDLKTVLDQYSKFVKPAFDDFILPTKKYADIIIPRGGDNHVAIDLIVEHIRTKLGQHNLCKIYPNLSVIQSTFQIRGMHTLIRDAKTTTHDFIFYSDRLIRLVVEHGLGHLPFKEKQVMTPTGSVYTGVEFCKRLCGISIIRSGESMENALRACCKGIKIGKILIHREGDNGQQLIYHNLPKDISDRNVLLLDPILGTGNSAVQAISLLLQNGVQESNIIFLNLISVLVILLIASDHYRGVLWQQFYLHASSFSYLLLLCRIQFLCPEQNVTWHRSMIECLSLVYINLFYISCSTSQGGVPSEFTEVVLS; via the exons ATGTACATGAATATAACTTTGACCATCCAG CTGAGGCATGGGCTAGCTGTTGATGTCCCAAACTATGATTTCAAATCTAACAAGAGGAAATTGCCAGCAAGAAAG GTCAATCCTTCAGATGTAATTATTTTGGAAGGGATTTTAGTATTCCACGATCCACGTGTTCGAGAAATGATGAACATGAAGATATTTGTTGATACAG ATGCTGATGTCCGATTGGCAAGGAGGATAAGACGTGATactgaagagaagggaagagatcTCAAGACAGTACTTGACCAG TACTCAAAATTTGTAAAACCTGCTTTTGATGACTTCATACTCCCAACAAAGAAGTATGCTGATATCATCATTCCCCGTGGTGGAGATAATCATGTGGCAATTGACTTAATTGTGGAACATATCCGTACAAAACTTGGTCAGCATAATCTCTGTAAAATATATCCAAACCTTTCTGTCATCCAGTCGACATTCCAG ATTCGTGGCATGCATACGCTCATACGTGATGCCAAAACAACtacacatgatttcatattttattcTGATCGGTTGATTCGTTTG GTTGTTGAACATGGTCTAGGTCATCTTCCATTTAAGGAAAAGCAGGTGATGACACCAACAG GATCTGTTTATACTGGAGTAGAATTTTGTAAAAGGTTATGTGGCATTTCCATTATCAGAAG CGGTGAAAGTATGGAAAATGCTCTGCGGGCATGTTGTAAAGGCATCAAGATCGGGAAGATCCTTATTCATAGGGAAGGTGATAATGGTCAGCAG TTAATTTATCACAATCTTCCAAAGGACATTTCTGATAGAAATGTGCTGCTTTTGGATCCCATACTAGGCACAG GGAACTCAGCTGTTCAAGCTATCTCTTTGCTCTTACAAAATGGAGTTCAAGAAAGCAATATAATATTTCTCAATCTCATTTCT GTATTGGTAATACTTCTCATTGCAAGTGATCACTACAGGGGTGTACTCTGGCAGCAATTTTATTTGCATGCTTCGAGCTTTTCCTACTTGTTGTTACTTTGCAGAATTCAATTTCTCTGTCCAGAACAAAATGTAACGTGGCACCGTAGCATGATTGAGTGTTTATCACTAGTttatatcaatttattttatatatcatGTTCAACTTCACAGGGTGGTGTACCATCTGAGTTTACAGAAGTTGTTCTTAGTTGA